The following proteins come from a genomic window of Salvia hispanica cultivar TCC Black 2014 chromosome 4, UniMelb_Shisp_WGS_1.0, whole genome shotgun sequence:
- the LOC125218549 gene encoding 60S ribosomal protein L6, mitochondrial-like produces the protein MEAKFFRFLKIVGVGFKARAEAEGRLLYLKLGYSHEVELAVPPAVRVFCFKNNVVCCTGIDKDRVHQFAAAVRSCKPPEVYKGKGIMYIDEVIKKKEGKRSK, from the coding sequence ATGGAGGCCAAGTTCTTCCGCTTTCTTAAGATTGTTGGAGTCGGTTTCAAAGCTAGAGCAGAGGCCGAAGGGCGTCTCCTGTACCTAAAACTTGGTTATAGCCATGAGGTGGAATTGGCTGTGCCTCCTGCAGTTCGTGTATTCTGCTTCAAAAACAACGTAGTATGCTGCACTGGGATTGACAAGGATAGGGTGCACCAATTTGCTGCTGCTGTTCGGAGTTGCAAGCCTCCTGAGGTTTACAAAGGCAAAGGTATTATGTACATTGATGAGGTCATAAAGAAAAAGGAGGGGAAGAGATCAAAATAA
- the LOC125185377 gene encoding abscisic acid receptor PYR1-like, with the protein MEPIEDAIKQPASESTAESHHVAVPPGLTPEEFEDLKPAVAEFHNYRVNAGQCSSILAQRVHAPPQDVWSIVRRFDKPQTYKHFIKSCSVREGFTVRVGELRDVAVISGLPAATSTERLDILDDDRRVTGFSIIGGDHRLRNYRSVTSVHELPGGNSTIVLESYAVDVPEGNTEEDTRLFADTVVKLNLQKLASVAEARATID; encoded by the coding sequence ATGGAGCCAATCGAAGATGCGATTAAACAGCCAGCATCAGAATCAACTGCGGAATCGCACCACGTAGCAGTTCCTCCGGGGCTGACACCGGAGGAGTTCGAGGATCTCAAACCCGCGGTGGCGGAATTCCACAATTACAGGGTCAACGCCGGCCAATGCTCCTCCATACTGGCGCAGCGCGTCCATGCGCCTCCGCAGGACGTCTGGTCCATCGTCCGCCGCTTCGACAAGCCGCAGACGTACAAGCACTTCATCAAGAGCTGCAGCGTGCGGGAGGGCTTCACCGTGCGCGTCGGCGAGCTGCGCGACGTCGCCGTCATATCGGGGCTGCCGGCGGCCACCAGCACCGAGCGCCTCGACATCCTCGACGACGACCGGCGCGTGACCGGATTCAGCATCATCGGCGGGGACCACCGCCTCAGGAACTACCGATCGGTGACGTCCGTGCACGAGCTCCCCGGCGGAAACTCCACCATCGTGCTGGAGTCGTACGCGGTGGACGTGCCGGAGGGGAACACGGAGGAGGACACGCGCCTCTTCGCCGACACGGTCGTGAAGCTCAACCTCCAGAAGCTCGCATCCGTCGCCGAAGCTAGGGCTACAATCGATTGA